A single genomic interval of uncultured Desulfobacter sp. harbors:
- a CDS encoding 4'-phosphopantetheinyl transferase superfamily protein: MQPMTLLFREQGIHFCLVHIPAMLKALLPKIVGPGYQTRPGCQFRSDQFTRPVLSPAELNRLNQLFALKKQVERLAGRWAVKNLVMQETGLSPDAIEIHNDASGAPCLAPSFHYAISITHSGDYALAALCGNADAIGVDMEAVSPVDIPALLHAGFSNKEQRAYAGADLETILKIWTIKEALLKYRRTGLKTSAKKIEWLNEILYENHDPTDDVHVKSYQRDKIIFSVVFPF, translated from the coding sequence ATGCAACCTATGACCCTGCTGTTCCGGGAACAAGGCATTCATTTTTGCCTTGTTCACATCCCGGCAATGCTCAAGGCGTTATTACCCAAAATCGTCGGGCCTGGTTACCAAACCAGGCCCGGCTGCCAATTTCGTTCGGATCAGTTTACACGGCCTGTGCTTTCCCCGGCTGAACTGAATAGGCTGAATCAATTGTTTGCCCTGAAAAAGCAAGTGGAACGCCTGGCCGGACGATGGGCCGTAAAAAACCTTGTCATGCAGGAGACAGGCCTGTCCCCGGATGCCATTGAGATTCATAATGACGCATCCGGGGCGCCATGCCTGGCACCATCCTTTCATTATGCCATATCCATTACACATTCCGGGGATTACGCCTTGGCCGCTCTGTGCGGAAACGCCGATGCCATCGGCGTTGATATGGAGGCCGTAAGCCCTGTGGATATCCCGGCCCTTTTACACGCCGGATTTTCCAACAAAGAACAACGCGCATACGCCGGGGCAGACCTTGAAACCATCCTGAAAATATGGACCATCAAAGAAGCCTTGCTCAAATACCGGCGAACCGGTTTAAAAACCTCTGCAAAGAAAATCGAATGGTTGAATGAAATATTGTATGAAAATCATGATCCCACTGATGACGTTCACGTAAAATCATACCAGCGGGATAAAATTATTTTTTCGGTGGTCTTTCCATTTTAG
- a CDS encoding Crp/Fnr family transcriptional regulator: MAIELTVTKGELIFQEGDRGEGFYIVAAGKIKVFKMSFEGKEQILHIYGPGHIFGEVPVFQGTSFPASAMALEPSTILFLPRQAFVRQIEKSPALAMNMLADLSRRLREFTVQIENLSLKEVPARLAAYILTLIQEEAEQSQKIALPPKSLPPAGVSLPVSKVQLASLIGTTPETISRVLKKMDLGGFIKTEGKKILILDIEGLEELSHTGRL, encoded by the coding sequence TTGGCCATTGAATTGACCGTCACCAAAGGCGAGTTGATCTTCCAGGAAGGTGACAGGGGCGAAGGGTTTTATATTGTGGCGGCAGGCAAAATTAAAGTATTCAAAATGTCGTTTGAAGGCAAGGAGCAGATCCTGCATATATACGGCCCCGGCCATATATTTGGTGAAGTGCCGGTATTCCAGGGAACAAGTTTTCCGGCCTCTGCCATGGCCCTGGAGCCCTCAACCATTCTTTTTCTGCCCAGGCAGGCATTTGTCCGGCAGATTGAAAAATCTCCCGCTCTTGCCATGAACATGCTGGCAGACCTGTCCAGGCGCTTGAGGGAATTTACGGTTCAGATTGAAAATTTAAGTCTGAAGGAAGTGCCTGCCAGACTGGCCGCTTATATTCTGACCCTGATCCAAGAAGAGGCGGAGCAGTCACAAAAAATCGCATTGCCCCCAAAAAGCCTGCCGCCGGCCGGCGTGTCGCTGCCTGTTTCCAAGGTTCAACTGGCAAGCCTCATCGGCACAACCCCTGAGACCATTTCCCGCGTATTAAAAAAAATGGACCTGGGTGGATTTATCAAAACGGAAGGGAAAAAAATTTTGATTTTAGATATAGAGGGTCTGGAAGAATTATCCCATACAGGTCGCCTTTAA
- a CDS encoding 2-dehydropantoate 2-reductase: MKSIDRIAIFGAGAMGAAYAGLFTDNSDIRVCFAARGDRFARLDGATINVNGRDYTIPVVHPDRVDRPFDLVLVALKHHHLTEPVLKDINALTGPDTLILSVMNGLESEKLLGHVCGHEKIVPAIAAGIDAMHENNCFTFANPGRIIFGNDPAFPNAADTDRLERIKMVLDQGGIPNEISPDIIGTMWWKFMVNVGVNQASAVLGAPYGIFQNVPEARALMVALMQEVVALARHRGINLQSSDIAKCVDMLNTLSPDGKTSMLQDMEAKRKTEVEIFAGAVEAMGKEDAIPTPVNSTFFNLIRVMESN; the protein is encoded by the coding sequence TTGAAATCCATAGACAGAATCGCCATTTTCGGGGCCGGAGCCATGGGCGCGGCATATGCCGGTTTATTTACAGACAATTCAGATATCCGTGTTTGCTTTGCAGCTCGGGGGGATCGCTTTGCCCGGCTTGATGGTGCCACCATCAACGTTAACGGCAGGGATTACACGATTCCAGTGGTGCATCCCGACCGGGTGGACCGTCCCTTTGATCTGGTGCTGGTCGCCCTGAAACACCACCATTTGACAGAGCCGGTACTCAAAGATATCAATGCACTGACAGGGCCCGACACTCTGATTCTTTCCGTAATGAACGGGCTTGAAAGTGAAAAATTGCTCGGTCATGTTTGCGGCCACGAAAAGATTGTTCCTGCCATTGCCGCCGGTATTGATGCAATGCATGAAAATAACTGTTTTACGTTTGCCAATCCCGGGAGGATTATATTCGGGAATGATCCGGCGTTTCCCAATGCAGCTGACACCGATCGCCTGGAACGGATAAAAATGGTCCTGGATCAGGGTGGCATTCCCAACGAAATTTCACCGGATATCATTGGGACCATGTGGTGGAAATTCATGGTTAACGTTGGCGTAAACCAGGCATCCGCCGTGCTTGGTGCGCCCTACGGTATTTTCCAAAACGTGCCTGAGGCACGGGCACTGATGGTCGCACTAATGCAGGAGGTCGTGGCCTTGGCCCGGCACAGGGGGATCAATCTTCAGTCGTCCGATATTGCTAAGTGTGTGGATATGCTCAATACCTTATCCCCGGACGGAAAAACATCCATGCTCCAGGATATGGAAGCCAAAAGAAAAACAGAAGTGGAAATTTTTGCAGGTGCTGTTGAGGCTATGGGCAAAGAGGACGCAATCCCCACACCTGTGAACAGCACTTTTTTTAATTTGATCCGGGTTATGGAGTCCAATTAA
- a CDS encoding FKBP-type peptidyl-prolyl cis-trans isomerase — MYVPVQEGTGPAVTSGATVQVHYTGLFTNGKKFDSSRDRGKPIEFVLGKGQVIKGWDIGIEGMKKGEARQLLIPYSLAYGERGYPGAIPPKSTLIFDVELVDFQ; from the coding sequence ATGTATGTACCGGTGCAGGAAGGCACCGGCCCTGCCGTTACCTCCGGGGCCACAGTGCAGGTGCATTATACCGGGCTGTTCACCAACGGCAAAAAGTTTGATTCCTCCAGGGACAGGGGCAAACCCATTGAATTCGTCCTTGGCAAGGGGCAGGTGATCAAAGGCTGGGATATCGGGATTGAAGGCATGAAAAAAGGCGAGGCCCGTCAACTGTTGATTCCTTATTCCCTTGCATATGGGGAGCGAGGATATCCTGGTGCGATCCCGCCCAAGTCCACACTCATCTTTGACGTAGAGTTAGTAGATTTCCAATAA
- the mtgA gene encoding monofunctional biosynthetic peptidoglycan transglycosylase encodes MKKKLMTRIKKVIARLVIAVAAVTILQVVAFKFFNPPFTVNMVYEKAIAAHQNMPFKPRSYKWKDLEQISVYLQQAVLASEDQRFMRHHGFDFREIKLALADIITRKGFRGASTITMQTARSLFLPSSRTFVRKIAEAWYTVMIELVWDKKRIMEMYLNTVDWGRANVGAQAAARAYFSCDAKALTAQQAALLAAILPSPHKWSAVTPGPHVLQRQTRILGQMQNMPVLQ; translated from the coding sequence ATGAAAAAAAAATTAATGACCCGGATAAAAAAAGTCATTGCCCGACTGGTTATTGCCGTGGCCGCAGTCACCATTCTACAGGTCGTTGCTTTCAAATTTTTCAATCCACCCTTCACGGTGAATATGGTCTATGAAAAAGCCATTGCAGCCCATCAAAACATGCCGTTCAAACCCAGGTCTTATAAATGGAAGGATTTAGAGCAGATATCCGTGTATTTGCAGCAGGCAGTGCTGGCCTCCGAAGACCAGCGCTTCATGCGCCACCATGGGTTTGATTTCAGGGAAATAAAACTTGCCCTGGCAGACATCATTACCCGCAAAGGCTTCCGGGGGGCATCCACCATCACCATGCAGACGGCCCGCTCCCTTTTTCTACCCTCAAGCCGCACATTCGTCAGAAAAATTGCCGAAGCCTGGTACACGGTCATGATTGAACTGGTCTGGGACAAAAAAAGGATTATGGAAATGTATCTGAATACCGTGGACTGGGGAAGGGCCAATGTGGGCGCCCAGGCTGCAGCCCGGGCTTATTTCTCGTGCGATGCCAAAGCATTAACGGCGCAACAGGCAGCACTTCTGGCCGCCATACTGCCAAGCCCCCACAAATGGTCTGCGGTTACCCCCGGCCCCCATGTTCTGCAGCGCCAAACGCGCATCTTGGGACAAATGCAAAACATGCCGGTACTCCAATAA